The Terriglobia bacterium sequence CAGGCCGGCGGCGTCAGGTACCACACGCAGGTAGTCGGGCTTGGTTGGGGGAGCCATGGGACGCAATCCTCAAACAACAGCGAGTTTTCAACCGGCGGTAGAATCCAATTTCGCGGACGGCATTACGCTGGGCCGTTCTTTCGAAAGAGCGCCGAGCAGGGCCCAGCGCGCCGCGCCGATGAGCCCCACTTTATCATTGGTGATCACCTTGACCGGGACCTTCTCCAGCAGCGGTTGCATGCGTCCTTTGGAAATGAACGCCCGCAAAAATGCTTCTTCCTGCAGCTTGGGCAAAATCTTGGTGGCGATGCCTCCGCTCACGAAGACTCCGGCGGTGGCCAGAAAACGCAGCGCCAGATTGCCCGCTTCCGCGCCGTACGCGGCGATGAAAATGTCCAGGCTGCGTTCACAGATCGCCGCTTTTGCTTCCATGCCAAGTTCTGAGATCAGCGCGGATGCGTCGGCAGCCTGTGTGAGTTGGTCGCGCAGCCACGCGGGTTCCGGTTCGCTTCCAGAGTCGCGCAGAAAGTCGTAGATGTTCTTCAAGCCTGGGCCGGAGAGGACGCGTTCCCAGCTTACATGGCCGAATTTTTTCGCCAGATACTGATACAACCGACTTTCCAAATCGTTGTTGGGAGAAAAATCTGCGTGGCCGCCTTCGCAGGCAAAAGGTTGGCGGCGCGTGCCGTCCCAATAGAGTCCGGCTTCGCCGAGGCCCGTTCCCGCGGCAATCAGCGCGGCGTTGCCTTCACCTGGTTCCGCGGAATTCAGGGAAACAAAGTCAGCGGCCGCCAGCCCATCAATGCCGGACGCGTGCGCCGCCAGATCATTGATCAACGCCACGTGGGCCAGACCAAGTTGCTGCTGGAGTTGCGAAGCATCCACCGTCCAGGGCAAATTGGAAACTTTAGCTTTTCCACCGACCACCGGACCGGCGATGCCGAAGCACGCAGCGCTCACGTTTGCGCTTAGGCTCTTCACGAAGTCGCTGACAATGTCTTCCAGTCCCGAGTAATCGCGGCTGGGATAGATCTTTTCCACCGCCAGGCGTAAC is a genomic window containing:
- the glk gene encoding glucokinase — encoded protein: MATTILAGDIGGTNTRLALFQSDAGPLRLAVEKIYPSRDYSGLEDIVSDFVKSLSANVSAACFGIAGPVVGGKAKVSNLPWTVDASQLQQQLGLAHVALINDLAAHASGIDGLAAADFVSLNSAEPGEGNAALIAAGTGLGEAGLYWDGTRRQPFACEGGHADFSPNNDLESRLYQYLAKKFGHVSWERVLSGPGLKNIYDFLRDSGSEPEPAWLRDQLTQAADASALISELGMEAKAAICERSLDIFIAAYGAEAGNLALRFLATAGVFVSGGIATKILPKLQEEAFLRAFISKGRMQPLLEKVPVKVITNDKVGLIGAARWALLGALSKERPSVMPSAKLDSTAG